A genomic window from Litoreibacter janthinus includes:
- a CDS encoding 3-deoxy-manno-octulosonate cytidylyltransferase, with protein MSVTIVIPARYASTRYPGKPLVTLTGATGEARSLIERSWNAAKQVSGVDRVVVATDDDRIKEASEAFGADVVMTSPDCFNGTERCADALPALGEEPEIVVNLQGDAPLTPAWFVEDLIAGLRAAPEAACATPVLRCDGWALNGFLEDRRNGRVGGTTAVFAQDMTALYFSKEVIPFTSNTYSNNAETPVFHHVGVYAYRPDALRAYATWPVGPLERLEGLEQLRFLENSRKVLCVEVEARGRQFWELNNPEDVPRLEAMLSEMGHP; from the coding sequence ATGTCTGTCACAATCGTAATCCCCGCTCGCTATGCATCGACCCGCTATCCGGGAAAGCCGCTTGTAACTTTGACAGGGGCCACCGGAGAGGCGCGCAGCTTGATCGAGCGTTCTTGGAACGCGGCGAAACAAGTGTCTGGCGTCGACCGTGTCGTTGTGGCGACCGACGATGACCGGATCAAAGAGGCTTCTGAGGCATTCGGAGCAGACGTGGTGATGACCTCGCCGGACTGCTTCAACGGCACCGAGCGCTGTGCCGATGCTTTGCCTGCGCTGGGTGAGGAACCGGAGATTGTAGTTAACCTGCAAGGCGATGCTCCTCTGACACCTGCTTGGTTTGTTGAAGATTTGATTGCGGGATTGCGAGCCGCGCCTGAAGCAGCTTGCGCGACTCCCGTGTTGCGCTGTGACGGGTGGGCTCTGAACGGCTTCCTTGAGGACCGCCGGAATGGCCGCGTTGGCGGAACGACTGCAGTGTTCGCGCAGGATATGACAGCGCTCTACTTTTCGAAGGAAGTTATTCCTTTCACGTCGAACACCTACTCTAACAACGCCGAAACGCCCGTATTTCACCATGTCGGAGTCTATGCTTATCGGCCGGATGCTTTGCGTGCTTATGCGACCTGGCCTGTCGGCCCGTTGGAGAGGTTGGAGGGATTGGAACAGCTTCGGTTTCTTGAGAACAGCCGTAAAGTTCTGTGCGTTGAGGTCGAGGCGCGTGGGCGACAATTCTGGGAACTGAATAATCCAGAGGATGTTCCGCGCTTGGAGGCGATGCTGTCGGAGATGGGCCATCCATGA
- the dnaJ gene encoding molecular chaperone DnaJ has product MAKRDYYEVLGVARGASADELKKAYRTKAKELHPDRNSDNPDAEAQFKEANEAYEVLKDANKKAAYDRYGHAAFEGGMGGGGQRPGGGDFSSAFSDVFEDLFGDFMGGGAQRGGRQRAMRGSDLRYNLGISLEDAYAGLQKAITVPTSVSCDGCDGSGAEGGAEPQTCPTCSGMGKVRAQQGFFTVERTCPTCSGIGQIIKNPCRSCGGSGRQEKERSLSVNIPAGVETGTRIRLAGEGEAGLRGGPAGDLYIFIEVKEHALFQREGVDLFCRVPVAMATAAIGGDVEVPTIDGGRSRVKVPAGSQSGRQMRLRSKGMPALRGAGSGDMFIELAVETPVNLTSKQKELLREFEKLSEENNPHLSSFFSKVKSFWEDMKS; this is encoded by the coding sequence ATGGCAAAACGTGATTATTACGAGGTGCTGGGCGTTGCCCGCGGCGCCTCAGCGGACGAGTTAAAGAAGGCCTATCGCACTAAAGCGAAAGAGCTGCACCCTGACCGCAATTCCGACAATCCCGATGCGGAAGCACAGTTCAAAGAAGCCAATGAGGCCTATGAAGTTCTAAAGGACGCCAACAAGAAGGCCGCTTATGATCGCTATGGCCACGCCGCCTTTGAAGGCGGAATGGGCGGTGGCGGCCAGCGGCCCGGTGGCGGTGACTTCTCATCCGCATTCTCTGACGTGTTTGAAGATCTCTTTGGTGATTTCATGGGCGGCGGCGCACAGCGCGGCGGACGACAGCGCGCAATGCGTGGTTCGGACCTTCGCTACAATTTGGGCATCTCTCTTGAAGACGCCTATGCCGGTCTGCAAAAAGCAATCACCGTGCCAACCTCGGTATCCTGCGACGGATGCGATGGCTCTGGCGCGGAAGGGGGCGCCGAACCTCAGACCTGCCCGACCTGTTCCGGCATGGGCAAGGTGCGCGCCCAGCAAGGCTTCTTCACAGTAGAGCGCACCTGCCCGACATGTTCGGGTATTGGTCAGATCATCAAGAACCCATGCCGCTCTTGCGGCGGTTCGGGCCGTCAGGAAAAGGAGCGTTCGCTTAGCGTAAACATACCGGCGGGGGTTGAAACGGGCACACGCATTCGTCTTGCCGGCGAGGGCGAGGCAGGATTGCGCGGTGGGCCGGCTGGAGATCTTTACATTTTCATCGAAGTCAAAGAACACGCGCTGTTCCAGCGTGAAGGAGTTGACTTGTTCTGCCGTGTGCCAGTCGCTATGGCGACGGCCGCGATTGGTGGAGATGTAGAGGTTCCTACGATAGACGGTGGTCGGTCCCGAGTGAAAGTGCCTGCGGGCAGCCAATCCGGTAGGCAGATGCGCCTGCGCTCCAAAGGGATGCCCGCGCTTCGCGGTGCGGGCTCCGGCGATATGTTTATCGAGCTGGCAGTGGAAACACCGGTCAATCTAACCAGCAAACAAAAGGAACTGCTTCGCGAGTTCGAGAAACTGAGCGAGGAGAACAATCCTCATCTCTCAAGCTTCTTCTCCAAAGTTAAGTCCTTTTGGGAAGACATGAAGAGCTAG
- the cysQ gene encoding 3'(2'),5'-bisphosphate nucleotidase CysQ yields the protein MATVFRMLALDAGDKIMEIYGADDFDVRAKSDDSPVTAADEAADALISAGLREAFPDVLLVTEEQAATHSESAANFIIVDPLDGTKEFIKRRGDFTVNIAYVENGVPVRGVVYAPAKGRMFYTDADGNSVEESGPFDRDKKGLTKAIRVKTPDNEALVIVASKSHRDQATDDYLAKYKTTDLTGAGSSLKFCLVAAGEADLYPRIGRTMEWDTAAGHAVLNGAGGAVVRFDDHSPLTYGKPIYENPFFIAYAPGVDLKPA from the coding sequence ATGGCAACGGTGTTCCGTATGTTGGCGCTCGATGCGGGTGACAAGATTATGGAGATATACGGCGCAGATGATTTTGATGTGCGTGCGAAGTCGGACGATAGCCCTGTCACCGCCGCAGACGAGGCGGCTGATGCACTAATCTCGGCCGGCCTGCGGGAGGCGTTTCCTGATGTCTTGCTGGTAACGGAAGAACAGGCTGCGACCCACTCCGAAAGCGCAGCAAACTTCATCATCGTCGACCCGCTGGACGGGACAAAAGAATTCATCAAACGCCGCGGCGATTTCACAGTGAACATCGCATATGTCGAAAACGGTGTTCCAGTGCGCGGCGTTGTCTACGCACCTGCCAAGGGCCGCATGTTCTATACCGACGCTGATGGGAACTCAGTTGAGGAATCGGGCCCCTTCGATCGCGACAAAAAGGGTCTAACAAAGGCGATCCGCGTGAAGACACCTGACAATGAAGCGTTGGTAATAGTTGCGTCAAAGTCTCATCGTGACCAAGCGACAGATGACTATCTGGCAAAGTATAAGACGACTGATCTCACGGGCGCCGGCTCGTCATTGAAATTCTGCCTTGTGGCTGCCGGCGAGGCTGACTTGTATCCTAGGATCGGACGGACCATGGAGTGGGACACCGCCGCTGGGCACGCAGTTCTGAATGGCGCGGGTGGGGCGGTTGTGCGCTTCGACGATCACAGCCCGCTGACATACGGCAAGCCAATTTACGAAAACCCGTTCTTTATCGCCTATGCCCCCGGCGTTGACCTGAAGCCCGCCTGA
- a CDS encoding alpha-ketoglutarate-dependent dioxygenase AlkB family protein: protein MSDKFTPKAPNLVLRGFKVFEGLIAADRQLLLLNDIRNVVSEAPLFTPQTSSGHKMSVRMTSAGQVGWVADVTGYRYQATHPRGMAWPAIPASVLEIWHSLVPGGRSPDCCLVNFYDATARMGLHQDRDEADFSWPVVSISLGDDALFRVGSSTRGGKTESIWLRSGDVVVMGGDARLSYHGVDRTKAGTSMLLAKGGRINLTLRVVT from the coding sequence ATGAGCGATAAATTTACCCCAAAGGCACCAAATCTAGTTCTGCGCGGGTTCAAAGTTTTTGAAGGTTTGATCGCTGCTGATCGGCAGCTGTTACTTCTGAATGACATCCGTAACGTGGTCTCCGAGGCGCCGTTATTCACCCCGCAAACCAGTAGTGGTCACAAAATGTCCGTGCGTATGACATCGGCGGGGCAGGTTGGTTGGGTGGCGGATGTGACGGGCTACAGATATCAGGCAACACATCCGCGCGGTATGGCGTGGCCGGCGATACCTGCCTCAGTACTGGAAATCTGGCATTCGCTCGTGCCGGGGGGCCGCAGCCCCGATTGTTGTTTAGTCAACTTTTATGACGCAACCGCTCGCATGGGGTTGCACCAGGATCGCGACGAGGCAGATTTTTCTTGGCCGGTGGTTTCAATATCTTTGGGCGACGATGCGTTGTTCCGTGTGGGCAGTTCTACTCGAGGTGGGAAAACAGAAAGCATCTGGCTTCGATCCGGAGACGTTGTCGTGATGGGCGGCGATGCCCGCCTGTCCTACCACGGGGTTGATAGAACCAAGGCTGGCACTTCCATGCTTCTGGCAAAGGGCGGTCGTATCAACCTGACCTTAAGGGTGGTGACTTAG
- the dnaK gene encoding molecular chaperone DnaK yields the protein MAKVIGIDLGTTNSCVAIMDGSQPRVIENAEGARTTPSIVAFTDDERLVGQAAKRQAVTNPDNTIFGVKRLIGRRFDDKHLAKDKKNLPFDVVDGGNGDAWVAAKGDKYSPSQISAFILQKMKETAESYLGEEVTQAVITVPAYFNDAQRQATKDAGKIAGLEVLRIINEPTAAALAYGLDRKETKTIAVYDLGGGTFDVTILEIDDGLFEVKSTNGDTFLGGEDFDMRIVSYLADEFKKENGVDLTKDKMALQRLKEAAEKAKIELSSSQQTEINQPFISMDPKGGQPLHMVMKLTRAKLESLVADLIKASIKPCQAALKDAGLSTSDIDEVVLVGGMTRMPKVIEEVSKFFGREANKGVNPDEVVAMGAAIQAGVLQGDVKDVVLLDVTPLSLGIETLGGVFTRLIDRNTTIPTKKSQIFSTAEDNQNAVTLRVFQGEREMAADNKILGQFNLENIPPAPRGMPQIEVTFDIDANGIVEVGAKDKGTGKEQRITIQASGGLSDEDIEQMVKDAEANADADAERRELVEATNQAESLIHSTKKSLEEHGDKVDGSTVEVIELAIKALEETMDSADAGKIKGGIQNLTDAAMKLGEAIYKSQQDEAASAEPSEEPDEMRGVDEDIVDADFEDLDDDKRA from the coding sequence ATGGCTAAAGTCATCGGTATCGACCTCGGTACAACTAACTCCTGCGTTGCCATCATGGATGGCTCTCAACCCCGCGTTATCGAAAACGCTGAGGGTGCGCGCACAACGCCATCTATCGTCGCCTTCACTGACGACGAACGGCTGGTCGGTCAGGCTGCCAAACGGCAGGCTGTAACCAACCCGGACAACACGATCTTTGGCGTGAAGCGCCTTATCGGTCGCCGGTTTGACGACAAACATCTTGCGAAAGATAAAAAGAACTTGCCCTTCGACGTGGTCGATGGCGGCAATGGTGACGCCTGGGTCGCCGCAAAGGGTGACAAATACAGCCCATCGCAGATCTCTGCCTTCATCCTGCAAAAGATGAAAGAAACCGCCGAGAGCTATCTGGGCGAAGAAGTGACGCAAGCCGTTATCACGGTCCCTGCTTACTTTAATGACGCCCAGCGTCAGGCCACCAAAGACGCCGGTAAGATCGCTGGCCTCGAAGTCCTGCGCATCATCAACGAGCCGACTGCGGCTGCGTTGGCTTACGGCCTCGACCGAAAAGAAACTAAAACCATCGCGGTCTATGACCTTGGTGGCGGTACGTTCGACGTGACCATTCTGGAAATTGACGACGGCCTGTTCGAAGTGAAATCTACCAACGGTGACACGTTCCTTGGTGGTGAAGACTTCGACATGCGCATCGTGTCTTATCTGGCCGACGAGTTCAAAAAAGAGAACGGCGTCGATCTGACCAAAGACAAGATGGCGCTGCAGCGTCTCAAAGAAGCTGCCGAGAAAGCGAAGATCGAATTGTCTTCCTCGCAGCAGACCGAGATCAACCAGCCGTTTATCTCCATGGATCCCAAAGGCGGCCAGCCGCTGCACATGGTTATGAAACTGACCCGTGCGAAACTGGAAAGCCTTGTTGCTGATTTGATCAAAGCGTCGATCAAACCATGCCAAGCCGCGCTGAAAGATGCGGGCTTGTCGACCTCTGACATCGACGAAGTCGTGTTGGTAGGTGGTATGACTCGTATGCCCAAGGTCATCGAAGAGGTGTCCAAGTTCTTCGGTCGCGAAGCTAACAAAGGCGTTAACCCCGATGAAGTGGTCGCCATGGGCGCCGCCATTCAGGCTGGCGTTCTGCAAGGTGACGTGAAGGACGTTGTTCTTCTGGACGTGACCCCGCTGTCTTTGGGTATCGAAACCCTCGGTGGTGTGTTCACTCGCCTGATCGACCGCAACACCACGATCCCGACCAAGAAGTCGCAAATCTTCTCGACCGCAGAAGACAACCAAAACGCAGTGACCCTGCGCGTTTTCCAAGGTGAGCGTGAGATGGCCGCTGACAACAAGATCCTTGGTCAGTTCAACTTGGAAAACATTCCGCCTGCTCCACGCGGAATGCCTCAGATCGAGGTGACATTCGACATCGACGCCAACGGCATCGTTGAAGTTGGCGCCAAAGACAAGGGCACCGGCAAAGAGCAGCGGATCACAATCCAGGCGTCCGGCGGCCTGTCCGATGAGGACATCGAACAGATGGTCAAAGACGCCGAGGCCAACGCTGATGCGGACGCCGAACGTCGTGAGTTGGTCGAAGCCACCAACCAAGCTGAAAGCCTGATCCACAGCACCAAGAAATCGCTGGAAGAGCATGGTGACAAGGTTGACGGCTCGACGGTCGAAGTGATCGAGCTTGCTATTAAGGCGCTTGAAGAAACCATGGATTCTGCTGACGCTGGCAAGATCAAAGGTGGCATTCAGAACCTGACCGATGCGGCCATGAAGCTTGGCGAAGCGATCTACAAATCTCAACAGGACGAAGCTGCCTCTGCAGAACCTTCCGAAGAGCCTGATGAGATGCGCGGCGTAGACGAAGACATCGTTGACGCCGACTTCGAAGATCTGGACGACGACAAACGCGCCTGA
- a CDS encoding ABC transporter permease — protein MFRTEERNTHFRSAIGLADLIYVSTVRHVRKSHRNAIIGLAMNMMTTIIMVAAFYLMFSVLGLRGSAIRGDFILYLLSGIFLFLTHTKAVGAIMGSEGPTSAMMKHAPMNTAIAIASSALSALYLQTLSAALILFMVHVVWHPVIINDPIGTIGMFLLSWFSGVAVGMVFLAIKPWFPGFASIASTVYSRANMVASGKMFVANNMPSSILVFFDWNPLFHCIDQARGFAFINYNPHFSSISYPLIVSITLIMIGLMGEFKARRHASISWSAGR, from the coding sequence ATGTTCAGAACCGAAGAACGCAACACGCATTTTCGGTCAGCCATCGGGCTGGCAGATCTGATTTATGTCAGCACTGTTCGGCACGTCCGCAAGTCACACCGAAACGCCATCATCGGTCTGGCAATGAACATGATGACAACGATCATCATGGTCGCAGCGTTCTACCTTATGTTCTCTGTGCTGGGTTTGCGCGGGTCGGCCATTCGCGGCGACTTCATACTGTATCTTTTGTCCGGAATTTTTCTGTTCCTGACCCACACCAAAGCCGTTGGCGCGATCATGGGCTCCGAGGGCCCAACCTCCGCGATGATGAAGCACGCACCGATGAACACGGCCATCGCCATTGCATCGTCAGCGCTGTCAGCGCTTTACCTGCAAACTCTGTCCGCCGCGTTGATCTTGTTCATGGTTCACGTTGTCTGGCATCCGGTGATCATAAACGACCCGATCGGCACAATTGGAATGTTCCTGTTGTCATGGTTCTCAGGTGTAGCTGTCGGGATGGTCTTCCTTGCCATCAAACCTTGGTTCCCCGGTTTCGCGTCTATCGCATCGACCGTTTACAGCCGTGCCAACATGGTCGCCTCAGGCAAAATGTTTGTGGCAAATAACATGCCTTCTTCCATCTTGGTGTTCTTTGACTGGAATCCGCTGTTCCACTGCATCGATCAGGCGCGGGGCTTCGCTTTTATTAACTACAACCCGCACTTCAGTTCGATCAGTTACCCGCTGATTGTATCGATCACATTGATCATGATCGGCCTGATGGGCGAATTCAAAGCCCGCCGCCACGCATCCATCAGCTGGAGCGCAGGACGCTAA